Proteins from a genomic interval of Choristoneura fumiferana chromosome 12, NRCan_CFum_1, whole genome shotgun sequence:
- the LOC141433196 gene encoding NADH-cytochrome b5 reductase-like, producing the protein MKEPIEPSKEDCCNSGCNPCVFDVYEKQMKLYEAYIKNGSEAAVVEQNAISQLEYTSFKVVDNIDLCPAHKLIAFKRCNISSGKVLWTAGDHFLVKYNSAELVCTRAYTPIKYSVRKFDFDFEIVVKKYENGIVSDYLYNLEVGEETLWRGPYGIYEHVPNKYIRIIMIAQGTGIAPLYSIIQNIVNNEDDFTKIVLYFCCPSQETILFRDDLYSFQSYWNFKYSVFLSCSSVCDCKYQEPIKCRRLQHEDVKSLNISSTNDQFLLCGSSSFMDELKNMLCAEHFTSDNIVMF; encoded by the coding sequence atgaaggaACCGATAGAGCCTAGCAAAGAAGACTGTTGTAATAGTGGATGTAATCCATGTGTGTTTGACGTATATGAAAAACAGATGAAATTGTATGAAGCTTACATAAAAAATGGTTCAGAAGCCGCCGTGGTCGAACAAAACGCTATTTCGCAATTAGAATATACCTCATTTAAAGTTGTAGATAATATTGATTTATGTCCAGCTCATAAACTAATTGCATTTAAAAGATGTAATATTAGCAGTGGTAAGGTATTATGGACAGCTGGTGATCATTTTCTAGTTAAATATAATTCTGCAGAGTTAGTTTGCACAAGAGCATATACACCTATAAAATATAGTGTAAGAaaatttgactttgattttgaaattgttgttaaaaaatatgaaaatgggATTGTGTCTGATTACTTATACAATTTAGAAGTAGGGGAAGAAACTCTGTGGAGAGGTCCCTATGGGATTTATGAACATGTTCCTAATAAATATATTCGAATAATCATGATTGCGCAAGGGACTGGCATAGCACCATTATATTCTATTATACAAAATATAGTGAACAATGAGGATGATTTTACTAAAATAGTTTTGTACTTCTGCTGTCCATCACAAGAAACAATTTTGTTTAGGGATGACCTCTACTCATTCCAATCTTACTGGAATTTTAAATACTCTGTATTTCTGAGCTGCAGTTCTGTGTGTGATTGTAAGTATCAAGAACCTATCAAATGTCGGAGGCTTCAACATGAAGATGTCAAATCCTTAAACATCTCTTCAACAAATGATCAGTTTTTGCTTTGTGGTTCATCCTCATTTATGGatgaattgaaaaatatgttatgCGCAGAACATTTTACCTCTGATAATATTGTAATGTTTTAA
- the D1 gene encoding D1 chromosomal protein, with product MSDDGSTAVEKKGRGRPKANGTQAEAKADTKKRGRPPAATKAKESTKSSDDEQAPVAKRGRGRPKGSKKRAAAPKAKGGSGEGRGRGRPRKDAPPPRKDAASTEEEQDDEDEDEGSDQ from the exons ATGTCTGATGATGGTTCAACAGCCGTGGAGAAGAAGGGCCGTGGCAGACCTAAAGCTAATGGAACACAAGCA GAGGCCAAAGCAGATACTAAGAAACGGGGAAGACCACCAGCAGCAACAAAAGCTAAAGAATCTACAAAGTCTTCTGATGATGAACAAGCGCCAGTAGCAAAACGGGGTCGCGGTCGGCCCAAAGGATCTAAGAAGAGAGCTGCAGCTCCGAAGGCTAAG GGTGGCAGTGGCGAGGGCCGGGGGCGAGGCCGGCCGCGCAAGGACGCGCCACCGCCGCGGAAGGATGCAGCCTCTACTGAAGAGGAACAGgatgatgaagatgaagatGAGGGCTCTGACCAGTAA